The window CGTCGAGGGGTTCCTCGGCGACCCGATCCTCGAACGGCCGCCCGCGCCCGAGGAGGGGCAGGGCGAGGACTCCCCCCGCGACGTCGAGGACATCCTGGGGACGGACCGGAGCCAACTCGTCCGCGACGCGCTCCAGGGGAACGGTCGCCTCGCGGTCGATTCCGAGGCCGAGTCCGAGTCGGAGCCCTCGCTGCCGGACGAGGAGCCGGCACCCGGCGTCGGAGAATCGGACTCCGGCATCGAAGAACCGGGCCCCACGGGCGAGGAACCGACCGTCGCCGACGACGACCCGGAGAGCGCGCCGGAAGCCGAAGCGACGGCGTCGACCGGGACGGAGACCGCGGACGACCCCGTCGCCGAGGACGCTCCCTCGCCGCGAGAACTCGGTGCGGACCTGGCACCCGCATCGCGGAGGCGCGAGGACGACAGGATCACGTCGGTGACTCCCGGTGAGAGCGGAGGCCGTACGGAGGAAGACGCCGACGACGAAACGCAGCAGGAAGCGACCGGAGAGGAAGAAATCGAACGGGAAGCGACCGACGAGGAAGAAATCGAACGGGAAGCGGCCGACGAGGAGGAAGTCGAACCGGAAGCGGCCGACGCAGAAGAGATCGAACGAGAGGTGGACGACGACGGAACGGTCGAAGAGCACGTCGATGCGCCGGGAGCGGCCGCCGAGCAGGCGACCGAGGAGGAAGCCGAACCGGAAGCGACCGACGCGGAACCGACGGCAGAGCGCACACCCGTCGACGCCGAGGGCGGACTCGCGGCGACGCTCGCGTCGGAGATCCGCGCCGGCGAGGTCTCCGAGTCCGACCTCGAGACCCTCCGCGGGGAACTCGACGCCGGCCTCCCCCGGAGCGCGGACGTCCGGATCCGACGAGTGCAGGCGCAGATGGAGGATCTGAACGCCTACGCCGACGCCATCGCGGAGTTCATCGACGAGGAGGGGACGGGAGCGGAACTCGTCGAACGGCTCGACGCCGAACTGACCGAGATCAACGAGGAACTCGACGACCTGCGGGCGGCGGTCGACGCCGCCGACGACGAGCGCGCGGCGATCCGCGAATCGGTCGGCGAGGTCGAGAGCGACGTCGACGCCGTGGACGAGCGCCTCGGAGAGGTCGCGGGGGAGCTGGACGACGTCGCCGAGGAAGCAAAAGACGCCGCCGTGGGCGTCGACGAACTCCACGACCGGGCGGACGGGATCGAGGAACGGCTCGACCGGACGACCGATCGCGTCGACGAGGTCGACTCCGCGGTCCGAGACGTCTCCGCCGACGTGGACGACGTCGCGGCCGACGTCGACGACGTGGCCGGGGAGGTCGAGAACGTCGCCTCCGACATCGACGAGACGGGCGCGCACGTCTCCCGCCTCGACGAGGAGATGGGCGACGTCCGCGAGGACATCGCGGCGATCGACGGCGACGTCGTCGAGACCCGCGAGTCGCTCGAAGCCGAACTCGACGACCTTCGCGCGGAGGTGTCTGCGCTGTCGAACGAACTCGACCGGATCGGCGACATCGAGCGGGAGATCGAGGAGCTCCAGCAGTTCCGCGACCGGCTCAACAGCGCGTTCGGTCCCGGCGAGTAGCGACCGCGTCGCCGCGGGGTCGGGGCGCGGGCCGGTCGCCCGGAAGCCGCAGACCGCGTGCGGTCCGCGTCGGACGCGAACGATATCGGAAGCGGAACCGGTTTAGCCCGCCGCCGCGTGGAATCGACAATGACTGAGACGGAGGCGATTCGCGTCGCCGTCCCGCGCAAGGGCCGACCCCTCGAAGCCGTTCTCGAACGCGTCGCCGACGTCGCCGGTTCGCATCCGGCAGGCTCACGGGCGCACGCCGGCGACGCGGACGACGCCGACGACATCGCGGGCGTGGCCGACGAGGTCATCTCGACGCTCCGCCACGAGAAGGCGATCACGAAGGGGCAGGTCGAGCCCGCCGCGGACGTCTACCAGCGGCTCGCCACGTATTCCGATCTCGAAGACGACTACGCGCCGGAGTACACCCTGCTGCGGGACGACAGACGGGGGATGCCCCGCCGGATCGTCTTCGACAGCCTCACCGTCGACGTCGACGGCGTTCCGGTGCAGTTCGTCGGCCGCGAGGAGCCCTTCCGCGCGCTCCGAACCCACGAGTTCGCCCTGGGGTTCGACAGCGCCGACCTCGTCTTAGAGGAGGTCGTCGAACTCGAACCCGAGGGCGTCGGCTCCCTCGCGGACGTCAACGCGCGGATCGATCCGATGAACACCGACGTCCGCGTGGTGTCCGGCCTCGGCGACACGGTGTATCACACGCTGATGGCACGGCCCGAGATCCTGCCGCCGGGCGCGGACCTCGACCGGGAGTTCGTCGCCGACTACGAGGGCGACCTGTGCATCTCGCCGCGGTACGAACGCCTCGTCGAGGCCGTCCTCGGCACGCGGCCGCTCGAAGGCGTCTCCTTCGCCTACCCCGACGACGACCGCGAGGAAGAGGCCGCCATCGCCGACGTCGGCCTCGGCGTCTACCTGACGATGACCGGCTCGACCGCCAGAGAGCACGGCCTGATCCTCGGCGACCACCTCTTCCCCTCGGAGACGGTGCTGATGGAGAACATCGCGGAGTCGGCGGAGCTGTCGGGGGCGGAGCGGGTCCGTGAGGCGCTGGCGGCAGAGGGTCACGAGACCGAGATCGCGGTGTAGCCGCACCGAGAACCGATACCGGAGCGATCAGTCCGCCTTCGCCTGCCACTCGCGGACGGTGTCCGGACCGACGCCGTCGACCCGATCGGCGATGGCGTCGGGTTCGGCCTCCTTCAGCGACTCGACGTTCTCGACGCCGGCGTCCTTCAGCTTCTCCGCGGTCTTCTCGCCGATGCCGCTGACGCTCTCTAGGTCGGAGCCGCTCTCGCTCTGCTCGGCCTGGTACTCCCGGTAGTTGCAGATCGGACAGCCGAGGTCCCACGGTTCGCGGTCCTCGTCGTCGTAGACGATCCGCAGTTTCGGGAGGTCGTGCTCCTCGCAGGTCTCCTCGGTCACTTCGACGTCGCCCCGGCGCGGCAGCGGCAGCGAGTAGTCGCAGTCGGGGTAGCGCGTGCAGCCGACGAGCCGCGACCCCGAGCGGAGGCGCTTGATCGCGAGTTCCCCACCGTGTTCGGACCCGCAGTCCGGACACGGCCCGATCACGAGGTCCTCCTGTTCGTCGGCCTCCTCGGCCTTGCAGAGCGGACAGCCGTGGACGAACGTCTTCCGGCCCGCGAGCATCTTGACGTGCGCGAGACCGTGCTCCTCGCAGGTCTCCTCCAACAGGAGCGGCTTGCCGGTCGACGGCAGCGGGAGCGTGTACGTGCAGTCTGGGTAGGAGTCACAGCCGATGAAGTACGACCCCCGGCGGCTCTTCCTGATCACGAGGTCGCCGCCGCACTCGGGGCACTCGCCCACGGTCTTGTCGGCCTTCAGCGACTTCTGGAGGTGTTCGCCAACGTCCTCGCCCGACTCCATCAGCCCCTCGAAGACCTCCTCGAGGATCTCTCTGGACTCGTCTGTCACCTCCTCCAGGGTGGCGTCCCCGCGGGTGATCGCCTGCATGTCCTGCTCTAACTGCGCCGTCATCTCCTCGCTCACGATCCGGTCGGCGAACTCCTCGGAGGCCTCGACGACCGCGCGGGCCAGGCGGGTCGGCCGCGGCGGATCGCTCTCGATGTAGCCGCGGTCGTACAGTTTCTGGATGACGTCGTGGCGGGTCGCCTTCGTCCCGATTCCCATCTGCTCCATCGTCTCGATGAGCCGCGACTGGCCGTAGCGCCGCGGAGGCTGGGTCTGCTTTGCGTCCAGACTGGTGTCGGTGACAGTCAACTCCTCGCCCTCGGCGACGTCGGGGACGAACGACTCGCTGGCGTTGGAGTAGGGATACACCGCGTGGTACCCCGGCTCGACGAGCCGTTTGCCGTTCGCCTTCAGCGAGAGGTCCTCGCCGTCGCCGGCGACGGTCGCGACCACGCGGAGGTGCTCCCAGGTGGCCGACTCGGCGACGGTCGCGAAGAACCGCCGAACGACGAGTTCGTACACCTCCCACTCGTCCTCGGAGAGGTCGGAGTGACTCGGGAGTTCGCCCGTCGGGTGGATCGGCGGGTGGTCGGTCGTCTCCTCGTCGCCCGCGGTCGGTTCGATCTCCTCCTGTTCGAGCAGCGAATCGGCGTCGTCGCCGAAGGTCCGCGTGCCCGAGAAGGCGTCGAGGAGGTCCCGGGGCTCCAGGTCGTCGGGGTAGACCGTGTTGTCCGTCCGCGGGTACGTGACGTACCCGGCGGTGTAGAGGTCCTCGGCGATGCTCATCGCGCGCTGGGCGGAATAGCCGAGCGACCCCGCCGCGCGGATGAACTGCGTCGTGTTGAACGGCGCGGGCGGGTCGTCCGTCCGGGTCCGCCGGCGGACGGAGTCGACGGCCGCCGCCGACGCCGATTCGAGCGTCTCGTAGGCGCGCTCGGCCGTCTCCTCGTCCCAGACGCGCTCGGCCTCGTTGCCGTCCTCGTCGAGGTAGAAGTACTGCGACTCGAACGAGGCGGCGTCCTCGCCGCCGGAGGCGGCCTTTTCGAGGTCCGCGAACAGCTCCCAGTAGTCCTCGGGGTCGAACGCCTCGATCTCGCGCTCGCGGTCGACGATCAGCTTCAGCGTCGGCCCCTGGACCCGCCCCACGGAAATGAAGTCGTCGCCGAGCTGCCGGGCCGAAAGCGAGAGGTATCGAGTGAGCGCCGCGCCCCACACGAGGTCGATGATCTGGCGGGCCTCACCGGCCGCGGCGAGGTCGAAGTCGAGTTCGTCGGGGTTCGCGAACGCCTCGGTCACCTCGTTCTCGGTGATCGAGGAGAACCGCACGCGGTCGACCGGGACGTCCTCGTTGACCTCGCGGACGAGTTCGTACGCCTCCTTGCCGATGAGTTCGCCCTCGCGGTCGTAGTCGGTCGCGATCACGACGCGGCCGGCGCGGCGGGCGAGGAGACGGAGCGCAGAGACGATGTTCTCCTGCGTCGGGTGCTTGTCGATCGGCGCGTCGATGAGTTCGACCGGTTCGACGTCGCGCCAGTCGTTGTACTCCGGGGGGAAGTCGACGCCGACGACGTGGCCCGAGAGGCCGATACAGCGCTTGCCGCCCCACTTGTAGACGTTCACGCCGTTGCGCCGGTCGGCCTCGGCGGACCCGCCGCTCAGGATGTCGGCGATCCGCCGAGCGGCGTTGTCCTTCTCGGTGATGATGAGTT is drawn from Halobellus limi and contains these coding sequences:
- a CDS encoding DNA topoisomerase I, producing MSQGPELIITEKDNAARRIADILSGGSAEADRRNGVNVYKWGGKRCIGLSGHVVGVDFPPEYNDWRDVEPVELIDAPIDKHPTQENIVSALRLLARRAGRVVIATDYDREGELIGKEAYELVREVNEDVPVDRVRFSSITENEVTEAFANPDELDFDLAAAGEARQIIDLVWGAALTRYLSLSARQLGDDFISVGRVQGPTLKLIVDREREIEAFDPEDYWELFADLEKAASGGEDAASFESQYFYLDEDGNEAERVWDEETAERAYETLESASAAAVDSVRRRTRTDDPPAPFNTTQFIRAAGSLGYSAQRAMSIAEDLYTAGYVTYPRTDNTVYPDDLEPRDLLDAFSGTRTFGDDADSLLEQEEIEPTAGDEETTDHPPIHPTGELPSHSDLSEDEWEVYELVVRRFFATVAESATWEHLRVVATVAGDGEDLSLKANGKRLVEPGYHAVYPYSNASESFVPDVAEGEELTVTDTSLDAKQTQPPRRYGQSRLIETMEQMGIGTKATRHDVIQKLYDRGYIESDPPRPTRLARAVVEASEEFADRIVSEEMTAQLEQDMQAITRGDATLEEVTDESREILEEVFEGLMESGEDVGEHLQKSLKADKTVGECPECGGDLVIRKSRRGSYFIGCDSYPDCTYTLPLPSTGKPLLLEETCEEHGLAHVKMLAGRKTFVHGCPLCKAEEADEQEDLVIGPCPDCGSEHGGELAIKRLRSGSRLVGCTRYPDCDYSLPLPRRGDVEVTEETCEEHDLPKLRIVYDDEDREPWDLGCPICNYREYQAEQSESGSDLESVSGIGEKTAEKLKDAGVENVESLKEAEPDAIADRVDGVGPDTVREWQAKAD